Proteins encoded together in one Dermacentor variabilis isolate Ectoservices chromosome 2, ASM5094787v1, whole genome shotgun sequence window:
- the LOC142570705 gene encoding uncharacterized protein LOC142570705, producing MLRSVSPCDNFYQFVCGSWTAPRRRQTSVGQSMHDTIAGAIQATANHHPPESRVKGTRKAFDMYISCVDAHDAAYATDNVRRLKRFMYEHKLSISAENVEGVEPLDQLVDLSVNWNLHFIFEMAPHKPEGQKEWMLLLYPGSLVQYFSRSEQTGPAFSEYLRHHLAKGFGNATDVIAAFPTFRDEIVRQMAPLNEPLSTNKYPWLKFAFSEIQTYAPNIEASHWRSTVNKHFASYNISFGSRSTVFVTDRRVLDVLNRLLDRTQNLFRLPVTSFIAWKFVELFGWTLDDKIAEMSFGETERQELHEARRVACANLVERTYAFAMSGRYLFEIVDVNTRGAVSSFLTSIQERLRGHNTALLSSSGVCFEGAPSGALTLVRPSHAPLCTAAAHGFRTRLARSYGLCNVRLVTISPYTRMAQ from the exons GCGACCGCCAACCACCACCCGCCGGAGAGTCGTGTGAAGGGCACGCGCAAGGCTTTCGACATGTACATCTCGTGCGTCGACGCGCACGACGCCGCCTACGCTACCGACAACGTGAGAAGGCTCAAGCGCTTCATGTACGAGCACAAGTTGTCCATCTCGGCGGAAAACGTGGAAGGTGTGGAACCATTAGACCAGCTGGTCGACCTCAGCGTCAACTGGAATCTGCACTTCATTTTCGAGATGGCACCGCACAAGCCAGAG GGGCAGAAGGAGTGGATGCTGCTGCTATACCCCGGTTCGCTGGTGCAGTACTTCAGCCGTTCCGAGCAGACGGGGCCAGCATTCTCCGAGTACCTGCGGCACCATCTGGCCAAGGGGTTCGGAAATGCCACCGACGTGATTGCCGCATTTCCCACCTTCCGTGATGAGATAGTCCGACAAATGGCGCCTCTCAACGAGCCCCTGAGCACGAACAAATACCCGTGGCTTAAGTTCGCTTTCTCGGAAATTCAAACTTATGCGCCGAACATCGAAGCCTCCCACTGGCGCTCGACCGTGAACAAGCACTTCGCTTCTTACAACATCTCCTTTGGCAGTAGGTCGACGGTGTTCGTTACGGACAGGCGGGTGCTAGACGTGCTGAACAGGCTCCTTGACAGAACTCAAAACTTGTTCAGGCTGCCCGTCACCTCGTTTATCGCCTGGAAGTTCGTCGAACTGTTTGGCTGGACACTCGACGACAAGATAGCGGAGATGAGCTTCGGCGAGACGGAAAGACAGGAGCTGCATGAAGCGCGCCGCGTGGCCTGCGCCAACTTGGTGGAGCGCACGTACGCCTTCGCCATGAGCGGCCGCTATCTCTTCGAGATTGTCGACGTGAACACCAGGGGCGCTGTGAGCTCTTTCCTCACCTCCATCCAG GAGCGACTGCGGGGCCACAACACGGCGCTGCTATCTTCATCGGGCGTCTGCTTTGAGGGTGCACCGAGTGGCGCCCTCACTCTCGTGCGGCCAAGCCACGCGC CTCTTTGCACGGCGGCGGCGCACGGCTTCCGGACGCGGCTGGCACGTTCGTACGGTCTCTGCAATGTGCGCTTAGTAACGATTTCGCCTTACACGAGAATGGCACAATAG